The Elaeis guineensis isolate ETL-2024a chromosome 5, EG11, whole genome shotgun sequence DNA segment CCACTAAAAAATATCATGGACAACTAAGAAAAGGGATTTATTCATCTAAACAGTTTTTAGGTATCCCACCTGTCCCTCTTATTCATTTTATCAAATGAAAATTTACCTAGGTGCTGCTATGGATTGGATTGCAAACAAGAAGAAATTGTTATACATATATGCATCTGAGGCTATAATCTGCATGTGGTCTCCACATCTATCATAATTGCAGTTAATCATCATCTTGTAATTATTTTGTAAATTATTTTCTCaacttgcttgatgttgatgtcTTTTGAGTTGAAATTTCTAGTGGCAAAGGGGCGACACAGAAGAAGATAGAGATACTTCGTGCCTTGAGACGCTTGTTATCAAAGTCTGAAGTACCTCCTGTTGAAGCAGCCCTCCAAGCTGGAGCTATTCCTGTCCTAGTGCAATGCCTATCTTTTGGATCAGCGGATGAACAGGTCCACATATTCTAGTAAATTTCTACTAGCTACTTGGAACTAATAATACATGCAAGGATTTAAGGGCGTCATGCTAATTTCTACCCGATGAATGACAGTAACTGAAAATAAACTAACCCTCTTTTTGCTGTGGGTATTTGTTCACTAGAACTAGATTAAGAAGCTCATCACTTGCCGTTCAGATTTGACTTGCCTTCTCCTAACTATCTTTGGATGAGCCAACTTGATCACTAGGGTGAATTTTGTATCATCAAAACAAATGATATGAACAGACGTAACTAGTAGCTAAGCAATTacaaaataaatgataaaatcaataaaattaactAAACAATATTCTTCTTAAAAAGGAAGGAATACAAATAGATAAAAACCTAtggatttattttcatatggtatGTTAACTGAACTACTTGCTGTCAAAGCAAATGGTTTTTAGTAAACCATCACAAGGAcaatatatttttcttattttcattgaTGATCTAAGAAACATTTGGCCATTCAAACCTATTTAATTAAAGGAACTTTCATAGATTCAAAACAATGAACAATAGAGTACTTTATCACTATATTACATACATGGCACCATGCCATGATCTCTTTGGAGATAAAACATTTTGATTTGCTTCATGTTACCTTTTTCCAGTCCAATGAATGAAGTGGCTGATTCCTTCAATTTATTATAAACTCTAAGATccttcaatttattataaatgctTAGATATTTTACATTAAAAGGGAACTGCATAGCCACCCATATATTTATCTTATTAAATGTATTCAGAAAATTATTAGCTTTATCCAATATTTTTAAAGTCATCTTGAATTGCCTTAGCTGGAAAAATATCTGCTCTAACTGACTGGATGAATAATGTTATTTGATTATAAAAGGGAAAGGTTACTTGAATAAGTTCTATTGACTCTCTGAGTTCTCAGTTATGATGGAACAGTTGGGCTCGGCTAAGTCACAATTCCTTTTCAAAGCTTGATGGGTTAAATTGAAATCTTACCTGCTATACTTAGAGAATGACTCTAGTTGGTTGAGACATAAGTTGACTTGCCAAGATTTATTAGTTTCTTAGTTCTTATTGTGGTTTATATTAATCTACAACAATATAACTTTCAATTACTTATGGTTACAATTATCTTTCTAATCATTTTACAGTTGCTTGAGGCTGCTTGGTGCCTTACTAATATTGCAGCTGGGGAACCAGAAGAAACAAGGTCGTTATTGCCTGCATTGCCTTTGCTTATAGCTCACCTTGGAGGTTGGTTATCCTTTTGAGGAGTTCCAAACATAATAGATTTGGCTCCTGTTTTATAGGTTTTCATAAATGTTTAACCATTTTTTCACCATGGATATGCACATCAgtttccatattgaaatttatttttttaaaaaaattcatgtcattcATTTTGGGAACAATTGGTTCTTTGAGATTTCAGTTTCATTAAATTAGTAAAGTGAAAAACTCTGCTCCCACTTCCTATAAATTACAAGACTTAATACTACTTAAATGCGTACTGATATTTTTGTTATAGTCACTCTCCTTTAGTGAGCCTTTTGCCAAGTATGTACCTCCACTTGGAGGGTTAAACTCGCATTTATGGAAGGGTCTTTTAGCTATTAGTGGTATCCTTGAGTATTGGATTTTGCTAACCATGGCTTAAAGCATTATGCCAACTTGATCCAATTTTCATTATCACACAAACTTTTGATTTCCCTTATATCATCTTCTTTAAATCTAGTTCGCtgaatttttcatatataaattGTTAGGCTGCTACCTCTTATAAGATGGAGAGTCGGAGATGTATTGTAACGACccaagatctcatccaaaaaggctacccgaaagatattatttggattccttACTCTTGTATAAGTACCTAAGATTTTTTTAGCGAAtagccgatgtgggactaaatacacgCTATGAGTCTTCACATACTCCCCGCTAGTGTCCTCGCCAAGCTAAGAGTCTAAATCCATGAATCCATTCATAAACACCAAGATTAATCCATCGTCAGCCCAATGAACTCATGCTGCAGTATCCTTTAATGCACATAGGCTATGGGCTGAACTTGGCTATGGTACCATTTGTAACAACTTAGGAGTTAGGACCTCGTCCAAAAAGGCTAGTTGGAAGGTATTATTTGGATGCCTTAGTCCTGTATAAGTCTCGAAGATTTTTTCAGTGAATAGCTAATGTGGGACTAGATATACCCCCACACGGTCCTCACACCTACCCAAGGGGAGATAATGTTCAAATTTGTTTAATGGGAGTGGTAAAGCTTGGGAGGAGATGGCTTTGGCTTGAGTCTTCAATGAAAGTCTTCTGTGTGCTTGTGTCGTGCATGTGTTATAAATCACTAATTGCAAAATTGTAAGGACAAGTCCATCCATCTTTAGAGTTCTCCTATTGGTTTCCTTTCAACCTGCTATCCGGCTTGTAGATATGGACATCAATGCAGTTGGATCTTGAATCTAACTCAAATGGTGGGTTTAACTTGGCATGAATGGTCTTATAACTGATAGGTTTAAGGCCTAACTACCCTGACCTTAAATGAAACAAATGCTACCAGAACCTGAAAAATGAAATAACTTGATATACAAGCTGGATGGATTTGAATCCTAAAAGCAGAACATAGATGTGCCAGGAATCTGCTCTTGTCATGCTGCAGTTAAACCCGATCCAGCCAATTTTCACCCCTgaccaattttaaattttaggcTTAGAGGGATCCCATCTTTGTATGAAAAAGTCATGCTTACACCTGTTATTTCATCACATAATTTCAACAATGGGATTATTGGCCAGTAAAGGCCTGTAACTTATTCTTTGTTAGTAGGAAGCGAAACTACTTTTTGCTTATTTGTACCATCCAATAGCTTTTCACTAACTtgtgaatatctggtagagaagAGTTCTGTTTCTGTTGCTGAGCAGTGTGCATGGGCCTTGGGAAATGTTGCTGGTGAAGGGGAGGAGTTGAGAAATGTTTTGCTTTCACAAGGAGCTTTGTTACCTCTCGCACGTTTGATGCTGTCGAATAAGGCTTCTACAACAAGGACCGCTGCTTGGGCACTATCAAATCTCATTAAGGTCATGATCTTTTTCACTGGAAGTTTAGGGAATTTCACTAATATTTCTAGTCACAAAAATCTGTGTCTAGGATTTAGGTAGTGGTGAGTACAAGTCCGTGCTGATAAGTACCAGTCCGTATTGATAAGGTACTGATATCAGCACACCCTGTGCTGGTACTTTATTGAGACATTGTGTGGTATGTTCATTTTTGCTGTACTGGCACATGAAGGCATACCTTGAATCAGTATGATACCACACCATACCTACTTTATAGTTTATACCTTGATTTATATGCTTTTGTTAGTAATCAGAGAGCAAAACAATTTGATGCTTATTATATTGCTTTGCAAACAATTTATTTGTTCTCTTTGTCGAATGCAATCTATTTTGGGCATCTAGTTTAAAATGTGATATAGGTATACTTTCATTCATTCTCCACATGGTAACGTTTAGTCACATGGATAAGAAGCAATATAAATATTGATTCTGGAATGTAGCATGGCAATTTTTGCTGTGCTAGTTTTACAATGGGATGTCAATGCATATTTCTGGGTATTTTCTAAATACTAAAGTGTTACATGTAATCTTCAAGCAGTACCATTCCTATGCCCATTGTACCATGTTTAGCTGTCTTCCTTGTGTTCATTGTAAGTCGGGTTGATCATTTTCCTGAAACCAATAAGCTAACATATGAGGTAAATGACCATTTCTAGAAGAATGAAGTATATCTACGAGGATTAAAGCTGTGAACACATTATGGCTTTCTCTGTTTCAGTATGAATCAGATGTTTCTTATTTGTTCAGCTATAGTAGTACTACTCCTTTGACTCTAGAAAATTTATCTTGACTGGATTTCTTATGTTAAGTTTGTCATGCATGTACACTAACATGTCACTTCAAGCAGGCAATCTACTGTTAACTAGTATGTAAACTTGTGTTGTTTTATCTTTAGTTTATTTTTACATCTGTCCTAATATATAATGCATTAGTCTCAATTGGAATGTATAATCTGGTTTGCATTTTCCATTACGTCTGTGTCTGGAACTAGTTTTGTGAAAATGGAGGATGATAAAATACTCTTATTCTTTAGTGTTAGACTCCTTGAGGTATACCTAGAGATATTTTTGTGTATTTGCTTTATATAAGCATCACTAGTTGTTGCTGCATGTTCcattatatgcatataaaatttaccaGATTCACACTTAAGGCTGCTGATTGATGTTGCTGCAAATTAGGTTCTTCATGAGCATTGTCATTGTGGTGATCGGGTAAAATTATAAATCATCGCACTGGATGCTTGCTTGAAAGTGTAAGCATCGGTTACTTTTACAATGAGGCAATTTGCAGCTTGTGAGAAACTAACTGATGGAAAAGGATACAAGTGCACTAATTTTTCATCTACAAAGGATATAACCTGTAAACAACTTCTCACAATGGCATGCCAATCTGTAATCCAAAAATACCCTGTTTTATATTCCTGAATCAACTAGAGACCTATTCTCTTCACATAATGGGATCCATTAACATACTAAAAGCTATTGTTGATTTCTTCTATTTGATCTTGTTTCATATGAAGGTTTGTATTTGATATCTTTTACTCCTTTTGGGGCTCTTCCCAGGTTGTAAGTACTAATAATAATTCCGTTTCAAATGCATTTATATGTAAAACGTTGAATAGGCCTAGTGTTTGAAACATTATGTTAATGAATAATTTCATCGTCTTCAATGCCTTTGATTACTCTTATGTTTATGTTCAGGGACCTGATCCTAAGGCTGCAACATCATTAATAAGAATTGATGGGGTGCTAGATGCAATCATACGGCACTTGAAAAAATCGTAGGTTTTTTGCTTGGTTTATTGTTATCTCTTCTCACTTTATTACATAACCACATATTTTGTTAGTAATCTTCGTAAAAGTCAAGGTAACAACAACCTGTTTTAATGTACTAATATAATCTATTTCTGCTCTATAGATTGATTTCTTGATGGATATGAAACAAATATCCATTTATCATCATCCAGTCTTGGGAATAGGCAGGGGCATATGGTCATGCACTCTGCCCTGCATTACACGCTTCATCCAATTTCTAAGAGCTCTTTAGGGATCGTACAAAATGCAAACTGTCTTCCCACTCAAAAAGCTTTTTATGTTTTCAAATCCAAAATAAAAAGCTCCATGACAAAGTTAATATAACTACAACAGTTTGGTCTGTGTTTATTTGAACAAGCATGGTAGATGTTGGAGTTTATTTATCATGTGATGGTTGAAGTTCCATCTGTTAATCTGCATATTTATAAGCATAAAGTACAATATTAATTGCCTTGTGATATTTTACATTTTCATATTGAAGATTCTCAAATGACTTGTTTTCAATGAGTTAGGTACCTAGGAACTTTACTGAGTTTCCCTAACCTAGTGTGTTCTTGCATATACTGAAATAACATGTTAAGCCACAATCTATATGATGATTTATGCCTTACGAGCAATATTATCACATATATGATCTGATAACCATCAAAGAAAAGTGATGTTAGTTTCACAATACTTTTCAAGTTGGTCTCTGAAATAATCAGAGATGCAGTCACCCCATGCATTCTGACTGTATGTGATGATCCCTCAAGTGCTTGTTCTTTCTCACAAAAGATTGGCTTTTTTATATGTATTATACATTTAAATTGTTTAAAAATGAAGGCCTATTGCTGTTTGTACATTGTCTAACCAAGTTATTTAATTTCATGCTTACAATTTTATGCATGTTTTTTCATGTCAATATTACCTAGTTGAGTCACATAACAGTGAGCTAATGATTATTTGTTGAATTGTACTTAGGGATGATGAGTTGGCTACTGAAGTGGCATGGGTAGTGGTTTATCTTTCAGCACTCTCAGAAACCGCTGTCAGTCTGCTGGTAAAAAGTGATGTCATTCATGTCATTCAACTTTTAGCTGGAAGATTAGCAGCATCAGAGAGTTTGCAGTTGCTCATTCCGGTAGCAACCACTCTTATGAAACTGAGTTTCTGCCATACAGATTATTTACTTGCTTGTTAGGAAGATTCAGTTTTATTGTTCCTTCTTCCTGGAATCTGTCTTCCTGATATATGACAGTCTTGTATATAATAATCTTATTTTGCCATCTGAACCTTAAAACATCCTCCTAGATGTTGAATCATAGATGCATATGGTGTCGATaatgatctttaatttttaagTGCTCATTGTACCTAGCTATTTACCTTTGAAGCATATGCATTGGTGGTTGGTCTTATCTAGAAGAAAAGATAACCATGTCAAACCCATTTTACATTAGTTGTGCAAATTATGTATTGCATTTTCCACTTATATTGACTACCTTAGTTCTTTTTGTccacatattttatttttgatttcttGTCAATTTAAATGTGGTGGATCATAAAAAACTATCAATTCCAAATTAAAATGCTATCCATCTTGTAATTTTCATTTGTAAGGCTCTGGTTCAATTCCCCTAAACAGGTTCTTCAATTGAACTTTCATTACTATACCAATACGTAAATATATGGCTATCTGTGATGCGTACATGTGTATATTCTGCTTGTTTGCATCTGTATATGTATGGGCCATGGGGGATCTACACTGGAACCATGAGTCATATACATTTTTGAGTTGTGAGTCATCATAAGAGGGTTTCGCATGCCAAAAGTTCCATGTTTTCAGTCATGGTCATTAAGGTTAGCATTCAGATAGTAAAATTTCTCAGGGTTCCATACTGATAGATGATTGTTCTATTCATACAGGTACTTCGTAGTTTAGGTAATCTTGTAGCTGGTGACAGTTACATTACTGATGCTGTCCTAATTGTTGGACATGATATCACAGGTTGCTCTGAAACTTTTCTTGCTTGGATGTGAATTTCATTCTTCATGAGTACTGACTGATTATAGTTTTCAGATCAAGTCTTATCAGGTTTGGTGAAGTGTTTGAAAAGTGAGCATCGAGTTTTAAAGAAGGTACCACGTTGTTATTGGTCAACTTTTAATATGAAAGGCACATAACTGTTTTCTCATAGAAGTTCTAAACTCACTGATGCAGGAGGCTGCATGGGTCCTATCTAACATAGCAGCAGGATCATTTGAACACAAGGAGTTGATATTCTCTAGTGAGGCCACACCTTTATTGATGCATCTTCTATTAAGTGCACCATTCGACATAAGAAAAGAAGTAGCATACGTTCTAGGAAATCTTTGTGTTGCCCCAGCTAAAGGTGCTGGACAGCCAAGCATAATTCTGCGGCACTTGGTCACACTTGTGAACCATGGATGCCTTCCAGGGTTTATAAATCTGGTCAGGTCTGCTGATATAGAGAGTGCGAAGCTGGGACTTCAATTCTTGGAACTGGTCAGCAAAATTCACTTCCCTATTTTCTCTGCCTTATGTTTGTTTATTACAGTGATAATTTTAGGATGCAGTGTCCCACTTGTTTTGCCTGCTCCTTCTGTTTCATGGATGTTTTTATGTGATAGGAGTATTATTTTACGATGCGTAGGTTAGTATAAGTATTTCACTGCATTGTTTAAACTGCTATGATGTTTTTCCACTTGTCTCATAGTGTTGTGGTCTTAATATGTCCTAGgaaatctatttttctttaaaaaaagaaCCTAGCAAAGCAAAATAACATTTGGTTTTTGAATTCTACTGGAACAAAAAAATGCGAGTCTACATCAACTGTTATGCCAAACACTTTTTGTGGAAAATCTTCTAATCATTAGTTGCCTGAATTTCCATTCAAACCGATGGGGGAGTATGTGATTTCAATCCAGTCGTGTGGATGGAGGATATTAATTTTTGCACATATGCTTGTAGGTCTTGAGGGGGATGCCCAATGGAGAAGGCCCCAAGCTGGTTGAGAGGGAGGATGGAATCGATGCGATGGAAAGGTTCCAGTTTCATGAGAACGAGGAAATGAGAAACATGGCAAATGGATTGGTAGATAAATATTTCGGTGAGGACTATGGGGTTGATGA contains these protein-coding regions:
- the LOC105044630 gene encoding importin subunit alpha-2, which codes for MADEGVSPPSQRRDSIKSSVHNTAAQRRRQHAIAVGKERREALIRTKRLCRVAVVDDSEVLLEGDMLVDEEKAVLDSQTSQTVEDLKSALSYHGKGATQKKIEILRALRRLLSKSEVPPVEAALQAGAIPVLVQCLSFGSADEQLLEAAWCLTNIAAGEPEETRSLLPALPLLIAHLGEKSSVSVAEQCAWALGNVAGEGEELRNVLLSQGALLPLARLMLSNKASTTRTAAWALSNLIKGPDPKAATSLIRIDGVLDAIIRHLKKSDDELATEVAWVVVYLSALSETAVSLLVKSDVIHVIQLLAGRLAASESLQLLIPVLRSLGNLVAGDSYITDAVLIVGHDITDQVLSGLVKCLKSEHRVLKKEAAWVLSNIAAGSFEHKELIFSSEATPLLMHLLLSAPFDIRKEVAYVLGNLCVAPAKGAGQPSIILRHLVTLVNHGCLPGFINLVRSADIESAKLGLQFLELVLRGMPNGEGPKLVEREDGIDAMERFQFHENEEMRNMANGLVDKYFGEDYGVDE